Part of the Coffea eugenioides isolate CCC68of unplaced genomic scaffold, Ceug_1.0 ScVebR1_3377;HRSCAF=4582, whole genome shotgun sequence genome, ACAGGGATGAGGTGGACACCTCGGGTAAGGCTGAAGTGGACTCCGGACCTTCCGTGAAGGTGAGCTCAGCAAGGAAGTCAGCTAAAGCTTGAGCTTTTATGGCGGTGCGTGGCTCGTAGGACAAGTCATATTCTCCCAATTCGACAGCCCACTTGGTGAGGCGACCAGAAGCTTCGGGTCGCACCAATATTTGCCGAATGGGCTGGTCGGTCCTGACCGAGATGGGATGGGCTAAGAAGTAGGGTTTCAACCGCCGAGCTGCGTGGACGAGCCCCAGCACAAGTTTTTCCACTTGCGTGTATCGGGTCTCCGGCCCGCGGAGGGCTCGGCTGACGTAGTAGACCGGCACTTGGGTGCCCTCATCTCGGATGAGCACAGCGCTGACAGCCTCGTCGGCTGCggagaggtagaggtagagctTCTCCTCGGGCCGAGGTGAAGCGAGAGTTGGTAGGTGATGCAAGTACTGCTTCAGCTGGTCGAAAGCAGCCTGACACTCCTCAGTCCAGGCGAACTGGTCAGCATTTTTCAGCACCTTAAAGAAAGGCAGAGCTTTCTCAGCTGATTGGGACAGGAAGCGATTCAGCGCGGCCAGGCGTCCATTCAGCCGTTGGACTTCTCGGATGTTCCGGGGTGGAGACATGTCATGAATGGCTTTCACCTTGTCGGGGTTGGCCTCGATTCCCCGGTGGGAAACCAGATACCCCAAGAATTTTCCCGAGGTGACGCCGAAGACGCACTTCTTGGGATTCAGCTTCATCCTCGAGTCTCGCAGGACACCAAAGACTTCCCTCACGTCTGACAGAAAGGATGAAGTGGTGAGGCTTTTAACGAGGATGTCATCCACATAGGCCTCCACATTGCGACCGATCTGATTCTGGAAGAGTCGGTTGATCAGCCTTTGGTAGGTCGCCCCGGCGTTCTTTAGCCCGAAGGGCATGGTAGTGTAACAATAAGTACCCCGGTCGGTGTAGAACGCCGTTTTCTCTTGGTCCTCCTCACTCATTCCTATTTGATGATACCCTTTGAAGGCATCTAGGAAGCAGAGGATTTCATACCCCATCGCCGCGTCGACGAGGGCGTCTATCCTTGGCAAAGgatagcaatctttggggcaggcCTTGTTGAGGTCGGTGAAGTCAACACACATTCTCCATCCCCCGGTGTCCTTTTTTACCATGACTGGATTGGACAGCCAGGTGGGATATTGGACCTCGTGGATCATCTTGGCCGGCAAGAGCTTGTCGACCTCATCCGATATGGCTTGGCTACGTTCGGGGCCGAAGTGCCTTCGTTTCTGTCGCACAGGTCGGGCCTGCGGGTCAACGTTGAGTTGGTGAGTCATGAGCTCGGGTGGCACTCCGACCACTTCATCCGCGGACCACGCGAAGACGTCTCGGTGGTCTTTGATCAGGGAaatcatttcttctttcagggGTGGGGGGAGTCCCGCCCCTACCTGGACCACTTGGTCAGGTTTCGCTTCATCCACTACCACCAGTTCCACTTCATCCCCTGGCTCCAGCCTGTTGGGCTCTTCTGCCTTCTGAGGGTCGATGCAGTCTATGGAGAGGACCGCTGGCCTCTTTTCTTCTGACCTCGGTGAGGGCCGGGGGGTGACTGCTGCTTGAATGGTGGCGAGGTAGCACTCCCGGGCGGCGCCCACATCGCTGCTTACCTCGGCCACCCCCGCAGATGTTGGGAATTTAAAGCTCAGGTGGTAGGTGGAGTATACGGCTCTCAAGGCATTGAGCGTGGGCCGGCCTATCAGCATATTGTAGGGGGAGTCTGCTTTGACCACTGCAAAACTGACAGGCACAGTTCGGCAGCGTGGATGACGCCCGATTGTTACCACCAGGGTCAACATGCCTTCCGGGTGGACGACGTGTCCCCCGAATCCCACGAGGGGAGTTCTGACAGGAGTGAGTTGCTCCCTTGTCAGCTTCAAACTTTCGAAAGTCCGGTAGTACAAGACGTCTACCGAGCTTCCGGGGTCTACGTAGACCTTTTTGACTACGTAGTTGTTGGTGAggacttcaatcacaagagctTCATGATTGCTGGAGGCCGCAGGAACGGGGTCAGCGGGACCGTAGGTGATGACCTCGGACAGCCGAGAGCTCGGCTCGGCCACCTCCATCTCGGCCTGGCGGTAGGTCCGCTTCCGGGAGTTCTGGCTGTCTCCTCCCGTTGGTCCTCCCGCGATGGTGTTGATCACCCCTGCGATGTTGGGGCCGTAGCCCGGTGAGCCATCGCGTGGTGGCTGCTTGTCCTCCCTACGGTTTTCGGGACCTCGGCAATGCATGTTCGTGTCCCGTCGGTCGTCTCGGCGGGGGCCTCGGTTCTCCCGGTGGGAGACGCTTCGGTTGAAGCCTCCATCCTTGCGGACGAATTGCTTCAGGTATCCCTGCCGGATCAAATTTTCGATTTCCCGCTTCAGGTCATTGCAGTCTTCAGTCTCGTGCCCTACATCACGGTGGTAGGCACAGTAGAGGTTCGAGTTCCTCTTATCTCTCCTCCCCGGAATTTCGGGAGGGTTGCGACCGAGGTGATTCTGCCTCATCACAGCCAGGACGTGGGTCCGGCTCGAATTGAGGGGCGTCAGCTCGGCGTCCGAGGTGGACGATCTGCCTTTCACGATCCGGTCGAAGACACTTCGGCGGTCTCGGGGTTGGTTTGAAGTGCCACTTGAGCCTGGTTCACCTCGGCCAGTGTCTTTCCTCCTCCGGGGATCTTGCCCCGTACGAGATGCTTGGGCTTCTCGCTTCATGCGATTTACATCTTCACTTCGGATTCCCTGGTCCACTCTTTCCCAGAGCTCCCGGAGTGTACGGGGGTACTGCCGATGGATTTCGGTGTTAAAGATCCCTGCTACTAACCCGTTGGTGAAAGCAGCAATAGTTACTTGCTCGTTCTGGTCAGGTATCTGTACATTCTCCTCGTTGAACCTTTGGGCGTACGAGCGAAGTGACTCGCCCTGACCCTGTTGCAGGTTCAAGAGGTAAGCTGAAGTCTTTGTTATTGGTCGAGACGACACAAAGCGGTGGATGAACCGGTCTATCAGCTCATCCAGGGAGGAAATGCTCCCCGGCTCCAAACTC contains:
- the LOC113757852 gene encoding uncharacterized protein LOC113757852 produces the protein MRSTRSRSGRVPSTGAGQTSGAQQDRISEEHGSQRTQPNNEEAIAKMAEFVTDNPNIFEELGRYLKRQGKEKAESSKRRPTKSPEVPSGEDSEDGRLSRSTSRRASSKATSKIASISRAFSRGLLGKRAEDPPRRPGGLASDYMRAPPFTDDINGEMVPPNFKLPNLHTYDGRGDPEDHLRAFISAFRLYCVPDAVICRAFPIFLHGTARKWFWSLEPGSISSLDELIDRFIHRFVSSRPITKTSAYLLNLQQGQGESLRSYAQRFNEENVQIPDQNEQVTIAAFTNGLVAGIFNTEIHRQYPRTLRELWERVDQGIRSEDVNRMKREAQASRTGQDPRRRKDTGRGEPGSSGTSNQPRDRRSVFDRIVKGRSSTSDAELTPLNSSRTHVLAVMRQNHLGRNPPEIPGRRDKRNSNLYCAYHRDVGHETEDCNDLKREIENLIRQGYLKQFVRKDGGFNRSVSHRENRGPRRDDRRDTNMHCRGPENRREDKQPPRDGSPGYGPNIAGVINTIAGGPTGGDSQNSRKRTYRQAEMEVAEPSSRLSEVITYGPADPVPAASSNHEALVIEVLTNNYVVKKVYVDPGSSVDVLYYRTFESLKLTREQLTPVRTPLVGFGGHVVHPEGMLTLVVTIGRHPRCRTVPVSFAVVKADSPYNMLIGRPTLNALRAVYSTYHLSFKFPTSAGVAEVSSDVGAARECYLATIQAAVTPRPSPRSEEKRPAVLSIDCIDPQKAEEPNRLEPGDEVELVVVDEAKPDQVVQVGAGLPPPLKEEMISLIKDHRDVFAWSADEVVGVPPELMTHQLNVDPQARPVRQKRRHFGPERSQAISDEVDKLLPAKMIHEVQYPTWLSNPVMVKKDTGGWRMCVDFTDLNKACPKDCYPLPRIDALVDAAMGYEILCFLDAFKGYHQIGMSEEDQEKTAFYTDRGTYCYTTMPFGLKNAGATYQRLINRLFQNQIGRNVEAYVDDILVKSLTTSSFLSDVREVFGVLRDSRMKLNPKKCVFGVTSGKFLGYLVSHRGIEANPDKVKAIHDMSPPRNIREVQRLNGRLAALNRFLSQSAEKALPFFKVLKNADQFAWTEECQAAFDQLKQYLHHLPTLASPRPEEKLYLYLSAADEAVSAVLIRDEGTQVPVYYVSRALRGPETRYTQVEKLVLGLVHAARRLKPYFLAHPISVRTDQPIRQILVRPEASGRLTKWAVELGEYDLSYEPRTAIKAQALADFLAELTFTEGPESTSALPEVSTSSLWTLYVDGSSNGDGCGAGLLLEGPQGEVCSYALRFDFPATNNEAEYEALIAGLQLARKLGAQQIHVRSDSQLVVRQVIGEYEAKDETMQRYLSKVHQLTSYFKSFEIQRIPRSQNKRADALSRLASTSFSDLNKTVLVEVLSEPGYVEEVACPVHSEETWMTPFILFLGQGVLPEDRAEARKIQRKAPRYALREGELYKRSYLGPWLRCVTPEAGREVLHEIHEGLCGAHIGHRMLAKKAMLLGYFWPSLRQDSQDLVLGCPSCQVHAPEHHQPSNFMVPITSPWPFEQWGTDIIGPFPKAVGGYTFLVTAVDYFTKWVEAEPLRTISGLAIQKFFWKCIICRFGIPQIIISDNGRQFAENPFKTWCENLGIKQHFTSVGHPQANGQAENFNRTLLHGLKTRLHQAGSSWVEELPSVLWSYRTTPRSATQETPFSLTYGAEAVIPAEILTPSPRLAAYAAEVNDEERQLDLDLVEERRNLASARIASYKNTLAHYYNARVKHRRFQPGDLVLRKNSISRAEPQGKLCPKWEGPYRVVESNLKGYCKLSYRDGSLVPRSWHAENLRLYYV